The Primulina eburnea isolate SZY01 chromosome 13, ASM2296580v1, whole genome shotgun sequence genome includes a region encoding these proteins:
- the LOC140809275 gene encoding protein transport protein Sec61 subunit beta-like gives MVRGSSQSQASSGTASRPGVVGAAPRGSAAATAGMRRRRLGSGSSSDVGGGAGSGANMLRFYTDDAPGMKISPTMVLVMSLCFIGFVTALHVIGKFYRYRSEA, from the coding sequence ATGGTACGCGGTTCTTCCCAATCGCAAGCTTCCTCCGGAACCGCCTCTCGCCCGGGTGTCGTGGGAGCGGCCCCGCGCGGCTCCGCCGCCGCCACGGCTGGAATGCGCCGTCGCAGGCTTGGAAGCGGATCCTCCTCTGACGTCGGCGGCGGTGCTGGATCCGGTGCCAACATGCTTCGCTTCTACACGGATGACGCGCCGGGGATGAAAATCAGCCCTACGATGGTTCTTGTCATGAGTCTCTGCTTCATCGGCTTCGTCACCGCTCTCCACGTCATCGGGAAGTTCTATCGCTACAGATCCGAAGCCTGA